A genomic stretch from Juglans microcarpa x Juglans regia isolate MS1-56 chromosome 3S, Jm3101_v1.0, whole genome shotgun sequence includes:
- the LOC121257710 gene encoding sulfate transporter 1.3-like: MGHSTNDELETKDIDTRSLSSSRHQSQNFPHIHKVGVPPKQNLINEFKATMKETLFSDDPLRPFKDQPRSRKFILGIQTIFPIFEWGRRYNLTKFRGDLIAGLTIASLCIPQDIGYAKLANLAPQYGLYSSFVPPLIYAFMGSSRDIAIGPVAVVSLLLGTLLQNEIDASTDPIGYRRLAFTATFFAGVTQATLGLFRLGFLIDFLSHAAIVGFMGGAAITIALQQLKGFLGIKKFTKKTDIVSVMHSVWGSVNHGWNWQTILIGGTFLSFLLFAKYIGKKNKKFFWVPAIAPLVSVILSTFFVYITHAEKKGVEIVRYIEKGINPSSVNQIYFSGEYLGKGFRIGIVAGMIALTEAIAIGRTFASMKDYQLDGNKEMVALGSMNIVGSMTSCYVATGSFSRSAVNYMAGCETAASNIVMSFVVILTLEFITPLFKYTPNAILSAIIISAVINLIDFQAAILIWKIDKFDFVACLGAFFGVIFSSVEIGLLIAVSISFAKILLQVTRPRTAILGNIPRTAVYRNIQQYPDATKVPGILIVRVDSAIYFSNSNYVKERILRWLTDEEEQRKGDYQPRIQFLIVEMSPVTDIDTSGIHALEELYRSLQKREVQLILANPGPVVIDKLHASTFADLIGEDKIFLTVAEAVSSCSPKMVEEA; encoded by the exons ATGGGTCATTCAACTAATGACGAACTTGAAACAAAAGATATAGACACCAGAAGTCTATCATCCTCACGCCATCAGTCACAAAACTTCCCACACATTCACAAGGTGGGAGTTCCCCCCAAGCAAAATCTCATCAATGAATTCAAAGCCACAATGAAAGAAACACTCTTTTCAGACGATCCCTTACGTCCCTTTAAGGATCAACCTAGGTCTCGAAAGTTCATCTTAGGCATCCAAACAATTTTCCCCATATTTGAGTGGGGGAGAAGGTACAACCTAACTAAATTTAGAGGGGATCTTATCGCAGGACTCACTATTGCAAGTCTCTGCATTCCTCAG GACATTGGATATGCAAAGCTTGCAAATTTGGCCCCACAATATGGATTGT ATTCCAGCTTTGTTCCACCATTGATTTATGCCTTCATGGGTAGTTCAAGAGATATTGCCATAGGACCTGTGGCTGTGGTGTCTCTCTTGCTGGGAACGCTTCTTCAGAATGAGATTGATGCCAGTACAGATCCAATAGGGTACCGGCGGCTTGCTTTCACAGCTACTTTTTTTGCAGGAGTCACTCAAGCCACCTTAGGATTATTCAG GTTGGGTTTCTTGATTGACTTCCTATCCCATGCTGCCATTGTCGGTTTTATGGGTGGTGCTGCCATCACTATTGCACTTCAACAGCTTAAGGGTTTTCTGGGCATAAAAAAGTTCACAAAGAAAACTGATATTGTCTCTGTAATGCACTCAGTATGGGGCTCAGTTAATCATGGA TGGAACTGGCAGACTATACTTATTGGAGGCACCTTTTTGAGTTTTCTTCTATTCGCTAAATACATA ggaaaaaagaacaagaagttCTTCTGGGTACCTGCAATTGCTCCATTGGTATCTGTGATCCTGTCCACCTTTTTTGTGTATATAACCCATGCTGAAAAGAAAGGTGTTGAAATT GTGAGATATATAGAGAAAGGAATTAATCCCTCATCAGTGAATCAAATATATTTCAGTGGTGAATATCTTGGAAAAGGTTTTAGGATTGGTATCGTGGCTGGAATGATAGCATTGACG GAAGCAATAGCAATCGGAAGAACATTTGCTTCCATGAAAGACTATCAACTTGATGGCAACAAAGAAATGGTGGCACTAGGATCAATGAATATCGTTGGCTCGATGACTTCCTGTTATGTGGCAACAG GTTCCTTTTCTCGGTCAGCTGTGAATTACATGGCAGGCTGTGAAACTGCAGCCTCAAACATTGTGATGTCTTTTGTTGTTATCCTAACCTTGGAATTCATCACACCTCTTTTTAAGTACACACCGAATGCCATTCTTTCTGCCATCATCATATCTGCTGTGATCAATCTAATCGACTTCCAAGCAGCAATTCTGATATGGAAGAttgataaatttgattttgttgcttGTTTGGGAGCCTTCTTTGGTGTAATTTTTTCCTCTGTTGAGATAGGCCTCTTAATTGCG GTCTCAATATCCTTTGCTAAAATCCTCTTACAAGTCACCAGACCAAGAACTGCAATCCTTGGGAATATTCCGAGAACGGCAGTGTACAGAAACATCCAACAATATCCAGATGCAACTAAAGTTCCAGGCATTCTGATTGTGAGAGTTGATTCGGCAATTTACTTTTCTAACTCCAATTATGTTAAGGAAAG GATATTAAGGTGGTTGACGGATGAGGAAGAACAGAGAAAAGGAGACTACCAACCTAGAATCCAATTTTTGATCGTTGAGATGTCCC CTGTGACTGACATCGATACCAGTGGCATTCATGCCTTAGAAGAACTATATAGGAGTCTCCAGAAGAGAGAAGTTCAG CTCATTCTGGCAAATCCTGGGCCTGTGGTGATTGACAAGCTCCACGCTTCCACGTTTGCAGACTTGATTGGTGAGGACAAAATCTTCCTCACAGTTGCAGAAGCTGTCTCATCCTGTTCTCCAAAGATGGTCGAAGAAGCTTGA
- the LOC121257875 gene encoding agamous-like MADS-box protein AGL104: MGRVKLEIKRIENNTNRQVTFSKRRNGLIKKAYELSILCDIDIALIMFSPSGRLSHFSGKRRIEDVFTRFINLPDQEREQAVVEKGRHCDLQNKEQYLLRTLQKLRSENDIALQIANPATVNSEIEELQQEIGRLQQQLQMAEEQIRLYEPDPLKITSIGELESSEKNLLDIMTRIMQRKEYLLSNHSSTYDPSSIQQGMPASFEHEVVSWLPDGGHNHGQMFDASASLNQLMRELSSTVYDPFSQGTSSNTDPRSMSTDGNLTAWPQAYNSTGHHSATTILPPTSFPPIQHGMVGSEVPEMMTHHDQQVEIQINGSHVHVDDEVANFETKLSPSA, from the exons ATGGGTCGTGTAAAACTGGAGATAAAgagaatagaaaacaacacgAATCGTCAAGTTACTTTCTCAAAACGTAGAAATGGCCTCATTAAGAAGGCTTATGAGCTCTCAATCCTCTGTGACATTGATATTGCTCTTATCATGTTCTCTCCTTCCGGTCGTCTTAGCCATTTCTCTGGCAAAAgaag GATCGAAGATGTTTTTACTCGTTTCATCAATCTTCCTGACCAAGAAAGAGAACA AGCTGTGGTTGAGAAAGGCAGGCACTG TGACCTCCAAAACAAAGAG CAGTATTTGCTTAGGACCTTACAGAAACTAAGGAGTGAAAATGACATTGCTCTTCAAATTGCCAA tccgGCGACTGTTAACTCTGAGattgag GAACTCCAGCAGGAAATTGGTAGGTTACAGCAACAACTTCAAATGGCTGAAGAACAGATAAG GTTATATGAGCCTGACCCACTAAAGATCACATCTATTGGAGAGCTGGAATCCAGTGAGAAAAATCTTCTGGACATCATGACACGAATCATGCAGAGAAAG GAATATCTGTTGAGCAATCATTCGTCTACTTATGATCCATCCAGTATACAG CAAGGGATGCCAGCCTCTTTCGAGCATGAAGTTGTGAGTTGGTTGCCCGATGGTGGTCACAATCATGGACAAATGTTTGATGCATCTGCTTCTCTCAATCAATTAATGAG GGAGCTGTCATCAACAGTGTATGATCCGTTCTCGCAAGGAACCAGCTCAAACACTGATCCTCGTAGCATGAGTACTGACGGAAACCTCACGGCATGGCCTCAAGCCTACAACTCGACTGGGCACCACTCCGCCACTACTATCTTGCCACCAACTTCATTCCCTCCAATTCAG CATGGAATGGTGGGATCAGAGGTGCCGGAGATGATGACACATCATGATCAACAAGTGGAGATCCAAATCAATGGTTCGCACGTTCATGTGGATGATGAAGTTGCAAATTTTGAGACCAAATTAAGTCCATCGGCTTGA